The sequence below is a genomic window from Pirellulales bacterium.
AAGAGCCAGCCAACGATCGCCATCTCGGCGCGCGGGCCGCCTTTCCAGTTTCCGCTTCTCGGAAATTACTTCGCGGCGCTCGGCGCCGCCGTTTTTGGATCCCTTCCTGGATAATTAGGATAACCGGATCGGTGCATTTTGTTGATGAGTTCAATTCCGGATTGCTCGACGGGAATCTTCGGTTTTTGCGCGCGAGCGTAGGTAAGGGCGCCATTTTCCTCGTTCTCCACATCCGTTAGTTGAACGAGCACGATGCCGCTCAGCGTTTGCTTTCGCGATCGATCGATCCAGGGAAAGGCCGCGTCGTGGAGATGCGCCCAGCCATATTCCCCAATAACGGCGGCACGGTTGGTCTCGGCCGTGGGTGTCTCGCCGGCGTAGGCGTGATAATCGAGCACGTCGCCCAACTTGAAGTCGAACAGATCGTTTCCATACCCGCTGCCGTCCGGCCTTTTGCCACCTCCGCCGACGCCGCTCTCGGGATCGACGAGCCGGGTCGGATCTTCCTCGCGCACCGCGTTCACCATGCGCTTCAAAAGAGCCTCCATTCCCGCGGCAGCATGCCGCGGCTGCCCGGGCTCCTCGGGCGTCATCGAAAGGCCCCAGCCCTCATTGAAATTGATCCACATGACAATCGACGGATGATTCACGCGGCCGCGCACCATGCGGCGCAATTCCGACTCATAATTGCCCCACGGATCGGGCAGGAATCTGCCGGCCTTTACATAACGGCTGTAATAGTCGTCCCAGGCAATCTCGCCCGCGGAGGGCATATCTTGCCAGACGAGCACGCCGAGTTTGTCCGTCCAGTAATACCAACGATCGGGTTCGACTTTGACGTGCTTGCGGAGCATATTGTAGCCCAGCTTCCGTGTCATCTCGACATCGAATCGCAGGGCCTCGTCGGTCGGAGCCGTGTAGATGCCGTCGGGCCAATAGCCCTGGTCCAACAGGCCGTTCTGGAAGATGAACTCGTTGTTGAGCAACATGCGCGTGATGCCCTTCTTGTCCGGGCCGATCGAAATCTTGCGCATGCCGAAATAACTCCCCACCGCGTCGCCGGTCTTGCCATCCTGCTTGAGCGTGATTTTCAAATCGTAGAG
It includes:
- a CDS encoding glycoside hydrolase family 2 TIM barrel-domain containing protein — encoded protein: MNRSTLCLRECARAVIAGSAVMASLVCSVSGLQAADKPWPPASGVPMTVWGKTVSSDKPVLPEYPRPQMVRSEWLNLNGLWNYAIAPNAATEAPAKFDGHILVPFPIESVLSQVAKKIDGSDRLWYSRTFEVPERWRGERILLNFGAVDWEATVWVNGKRVGHHTGGYDGFSLDITNALKPAGSQELVVSVHHPVVGGEPHGKQETRTGYITYTAAAGIWQTVWLEPVPVDHIDHIQIFPDIDHSGMHLVVSTGSLAGAGQTVEAIVLDGEKEVGRGAGFPGLPISIGIPRAKLWWPETPFLYDLKITLKQDGKTGDAVGSYFGMRKISIGPDKKGITRMLLNNEFIFQNGLLDQGYWPDGIYTAPTDEALRFDVEMTRKLGYNMLRKHVKVEPDRWYYWTDKLGVLVWQDMPSAGEIAWDDYYSRYVKAGRFLPDPWGNYESELRRMVRGRVNHPSIVMWINFNEGWGLSMTPEEPGQPRHAAAGMEALLKRMVNAVREEDPTRLVDPESGVGGGGKRPDGSGYGNDLFDFKLGDVLDYHAYAGETPTAETNRAAVIGEYGWAHLHDAAFPWIDRSRKQTLSGIVLVQLTDVENEENGALTYARAQKPKIPVEQSGIELINKMHRSGYPNYPGRDPKTAAPSAAK